The following are encoded in a window of Hemiscyllium ocellatum isolate sHemOce1 chromosome 46, sHemOce1.pat.X.cur, whole genome shotgun sequence genomic DNA:
- the LOC132836340 gene encoding ubiquinol-cytochrome-c reductase complex assembly factor 3 isoform X3 gives MRNRGLAMCFWTLLSAAAAGLCWAVVGPSEQRSRRILQDLPESNPSQLNATRHRNALVMQVIKESADSEKNIAREMDWNKPSRA, from the exons ATGAGGAACCGGGGCCTGGCGATGTGTTTCTGGACGCTGCTGTCGGCGGCTGCGGCCGGGCTCTGTTGGGCTGTGGTTGGGCCGAGCGAACAACGGAGCAGGAGGATCCTCCAG GACCTGCCTGAATCAAATCCGAGCCAGCTCAACGCCACCCGGCACAGGAATGCTTTGGTAATGCAAGTCATTAAGGAGTCAGCAGACAGTGAGAAGAATATAGCTCGGGAGATGGATTGGAACAAACCTTCCAG
- the LOC132836340 gene encoding ubiquinol-cytochrome-c reductase complex assembly factor 3 isoform X1 encodes MRNRGLAMCFWTLLSAAAAGLCWAVVGPSEQRSRRILQDLPESNPSQLNATRHRNALVMQVIKESADSEKNIAREMDWNKPSRFVVVCVCHYDLSAHHTNTAEYHYEEETTKRES; translated from the exons ATGAGGAACCGGGGCCTGGCGATGTGTTTCTGGACGCTGCTGTCGGCGGCTGCGGCCGGGCTCTGTTGGGCTGTGGTTGGGCCGAGCGAACAACGGAGCAGGAGGATCCTCCAG GACCTGCCTGAATCAAATCCGAGCCAGCTCAACGCCACCCGGCACAGGAATGCTTTGGTAATGCAAGTCATTAAGGAGTCAGCAGACAGTGAGAAGAATATAGCTCGGGAGATGGATTGGAACAAACCTTCCAG ATTTGTTGTTGTTTGTGTTTGCCATTATGACCTGTCTGCTCATCATACAAACACTGCCGAGTATCACTATGAAGAGGAAACAACAAAGAGAGAAAGTTGA